A region from the Thermogemmatispora onikobensis genome encodes:
- a CDS encoding NADH-quinone oxidoreductase subunit N, with translation MSFTYIASAADWARIAPELVLAGVALLVLLVDLLLPQTGSVPREQGAANFFVLPFLALLGVLGALAATIVLFVVGDGQRAFFGLVGSDWGSLYAYLAILSAAGLGIIFSPAYLKRLKLVHQGEYYALFLTAALGMMLLAAATSFMTLFLGLETLSLALYILCGFVTRRQSSQEAGMKYFLLSSFASAFLLYGVALIYGATGTTRFGARGTNAFPGVLQFLQAHPQSTALLLIGIGLLTVGFAFKVSAIPFQMWTPDVYEGAPAPVTAFMSVGTKAAALVAFARVFVVVLAPVVADWQAVVWTLAVLTMVGGNLLALVQRNAKRLLAYSSVAHAGYLLIGVVVGGATGLAAILFYLLCYAFLNAGAFGALSALERLDNSGCDREDLRGLWFRRPWLAGFLAFFLLGLAGFPPMAGFAAKYYLFLAALQGGHPELLLIGVLTSVLGMYYYLRLIAAMFMEPAREAQAESLEVTPTLAVAGAAGTGSSMPRVSGPLGRTASPRGGGASSGAAGPAVAVKVAPQPATRRAPAPAASEQLAEEEGLPGRSLVWTTWLGLGLAALGALALGTVLPFWLVDLALKAAAAL, from the coding sequence ATGTCGTTTACGTACATCGCATCGGCTGCCGACTGGGCACGCATTGCGCCTGAGCTGGTGCTGGCCGGGGTAGCGCTGCTGGTCCTGTTGGTCGATCTGCTCTTGCCTCAGACGGGGTCTGTGCCTCGTGAGCAGGGGGCGGCCAACTTCTTTGTGCTGCCGTTTCTGGCCTTGCTGGGAGTGCTTGGCGCGCTGGCGGCTACCATCGTGCTCTTCGTGGTTGGCGATGGCCAGCGGGCTTTCTTTGGCCTGGTCGGCTCTGATTGGGGATCGCTCTACGCCTATCTGGCAATCTTGAGCGCTGCCGGTTTAGGTATTATCTTCTCTCCCGCCTATCTGAAGCGTTTGAAGCTGGTCCATCAGGGCGAGTACTATGCGCTCTTCCTGACGGCGGCGCTTGGGATGATGCTGCTGGCGGCGGCGACCAGCTTTATGACCTTGTTCTTGGGGCTGGAGACCTTGTCGCTGGCACTCTATATTCTCTGCGGCTTTGTGACGCGCCGACAAAGCTCGCAAGAGGCCGGGATGAAGTACTTTCTGTTGAGCTCGTTCGCCTCGGCCTTCTTGCTCTATGGGGTGGCGCTGATCTATGGGGCTACGGGAACGACGCGCTTCGGGGCGCGGGGAACGAACGCTTTCCCGGGCGTGTTACAGTTTTTGCAGGCTCATCCGCAGAGTACGGCGCTGTTGCTCATCGGGATCGGGCTGCTGACGGTGGGCTTTGCCTTTAAGGTGTCGGCCATTCCGTTCCAGATGTGGACGCCGGATGTCTATGAGGGGGCGCCGGCACCGGTGACAGCCTTTATGTCCGTGGGCACAAAGGCGGCGGCCCTGGTGGCGTTTGCGCGGGTCTTCGTGGTGGTACTGGCGCCGGTGGTGGCAGACTGGCAGGCGGTGGTTTGGACCCTGGCGGTGCTGACGATGGTCGGTGGCAATCTGCTGGCGCTGGTGCAGCGCAATGCGAAGCGCCTGCTGGCCTATTCGAGCGTTGCTCATGCCGGCTACCTGTTGATCGGTGTGGTGGTGGGGGGCGCGACTGGCCTGGCGGCTATTCTGTTCTATCTGCTCTGTTATGCTTTCCTGAATGCGGGGGCCTTTGGGGCACTGAGCGCGCTGGAGCGGCTGGATAACAGTGGCTGTGATAGAGAGGATCTGCGCGGGCTCTGGTTCCGGCGGCCCTGGCTGGCAGGTTTTCTGGCCTTCTTCCTGCTGGGTCTGGCGGGCTTCCCGCCGATGGCCGGGTTCGCGGCAAAGTATTATCTGTTCCTGGCGGCGCTGCAGGGGGGCCATCCCGAGCTGCTGCTGATCGGTGTGCTGACCAGTGTGCTGGGTATGTATTATTACCTGCGCCTGATTGCGGCGATGTTCATGGAGCCGGCGCGTGAGGCCCAGGCGGAGTCGCTGGAGGTGACTCCGACCCTGGCGGTGGCGGGTGCAGCGGGTACAGGCTCCAGCATGCCACGAGTCTCCGGGCCTTTGGGGCGGACTGCGTCGCCGCGCGGCGGGGGCGCAAGTAGCGGTGCAGCTGGCCCGGCGGTCGCGGTGAAGGTTGCTCCTCAGCCGGCGACCAGGCGGGCGCCGGCTCCTGCAGCGAGCGAGCAGCTTGCCGAAGAGGAAGGGCTGCCTGGTCGCTCGCTGGTCTGGACGACCTGGCTGGGTCTGGGACTGGCGGCACTGGGTGCGCTGGCGCTGGGGACAGTCTTGCCATTCTGGTTAGTCGATCTGGCGCTGAAGGCGGCGGCTGCCCTCTAG
- a CDS encoding complex I subunit 4 family protein — protein sequence MFPMLSTIIFLPLLGGIVVLLLPRERVNVIRWTALGVAWLDLLLALGVMLAYAQPHPTAITVGTVPVVVGEASPTVASVTFLLQEHLSWLPALGINYSLGVDGVSVLLMALTTLLTVVCIAASFRVEQKLRTYLAFMLLLESGLLGVFLATNLFLFYVFWELMLIPAYFLVGGWGGPRRVYAAIKFVLYTAVGSFLMLAGIIALGYYYRAGGHYTLDLTTILNSSTHLSSTVQLWLFLAFAAAFAVKVPLVPFHSWLPDAYSEAPAPVTAMLAGAMAKAGAFGFLRYCLTLFPDAAHRLAPLISTLAVIGILYCALLALVQSDMKRLLAYSSISHLGVITLGVFALNAQGMASQQGIDGAVLQMVNHGITITALFLVVGFLEARTGTRRLEDYGGVARRLPIMASVLMIACLSSLGLPGLNSFAGEFLALLGVFRNNAVFGVLGTLVVVPAAWYMIRLVQHAMMGVRPAGGPVVAAERKGGLPDLDIGEFLVLLPLLVLIFYIGVHPLPLTFFVEH from the coding sequence ATGTTCCCGATGTTATCGACGATCATCTTTCTCCCGCTGCTGGGCGGCATTGTCGTGTTGCTGCTCCCCCGCGAGCGTGTCAATGTGATTCGCTGGACGGCGCTGGGGGTGGCCTGGCTGGATCTGCTCCTGGCGCTCGGCGTGATGCTGGCCTACGCTCAGCCGCATCCGACGGCCATCACGGTCGGCACGGTCCCGGTGGTGGTGGGTGAGGCCTCGCCAACGGTGGCCAGTGTCACCTTCCTCTTGCAGGAGCATCTGAGCTGGCTGCCGGCTCTGGGTATCAATTATAGCCTGGGGGTGGATGGCGTCAGTGTGCTGCTGATGGCCTTGACCACGCTGCTGACGGTGGTCTGCATTGCAGCCTCGTTCCGCGTCGAGCAGAAGCTGCGCACCTATCTGGCCTTTATGCTCTTGCTTGAGAGCGGTCTGCTGGGGGTCTTTCTGGCGACCAATCTCTTCCTCTTCTATGTCTTCTGGGAGTTGATGTTGATCCCGGCTTACTTCCTGGTTGGTGGTTGGGGTGGCCCACGGCGCGTTTATGCGGCCATTAAGTTCGTGCTCTATACGGCAGTGGGCAGCTTTCTGATGCTGGCCGGGATCATTGCCCTGGGCTATTATTATCGCGCAGGCGGGCATTATACGCTCGATCTGACGACCATTTTGAATAGCTCGACGCATCTGAGCAGCACGGTCCAGCTCTGGCTCTTCCTGGCGTTTGCGGCGGCCTTTGCGGTCAAGGTGCCACTGGTGCCCTTCCATAGCTGGCTGCCGGATGCCTATAGCGAGGCGCCGGCGCCGGTGACGGCCATGCTGGCGGGGGCGATGGCCAAGGCTGGAGCTTTTGGTTTTCTGCGCTATTGTCTGACGCTCTTCCCGGATGCGGCTCATCGGCTGGCGCCGCTGATCAGCACGCTGGCGGTGATCGGTATTCTCTACTGCGCGCTGCTAGCCCTGGTGCAGAGCGATATGAAGCGCTTGCTGGCCTATTCGAGTATCAGCCATCTGGGTGTGATTACCCTCGGCGTCTTCGCGCTCAATGCGCAGGGGATGGCCAGTCAGCAGGGGATCGATGGCGCTGTGTTGCAGATGGTCAACCACGGCATTACGATCACGGCCCTCTTCCTGGTTGTGGGCTTCCTGGAGGCGCGCACGGGAACGCGACGCCTGGAGGACTACGGCGGGGTGGCGCGGCGCTTGCCGATTATGGCCAGTGTTTTGATGATCGCCTGCCTGTCGTCGCTGGGTCTGCCTGGCCTGAATAGCTTTGCCGGTGAGTTCCTGGCCCTGTTGGGAGTCTTCCGCAATAATGCAGTCTTTGGGGTTCTGGGCACGCTGGTGGTGGTGCCGGCGGCCTGGTATATGATCCGGCTGGTGCAGCATGCAATGATGGGGGTGCGCCCGGCTGGCGGCCCCGTGGTAGCAGCTGAGCGCAAGGGAGGTCTGCCTGATCTGGATATTGGTGAATTCCTGGTACTGCTGCCGTTGCTGGTGTTGATCTTCTATATTGGTGTGCATCCGCTGCCGCTGACGTTCTTCGTGGAGCATTAG